The following proteins come from a genomic window of Dermacentor albipictus isolate Rhodes 1998 colony chromosome 8, USDA_Dalb.pri_finalv2, whole genome shotgun sequence:
- the LOC139049295 gene encoding zinc finger protein 782-like: KPDLKDHLRNHTAEKPFQCPSCPRCFSLKANLNVHLRTHTGEKPFQCPSCPQSFSRKSSMKDHLRTHIGEKPFQCPSCPQSFSHKSSMKNHLRTHTVQHERPPAKPHDEKPFQCPLCPQRFSRKPDLKDHLRNHTAEKPFQCPSCPQCFSLKANLNVHLRTHTGEKPFQCPSCPQSFSRKSSMKDHLRTHIGEKPFQCPSCPQSFSHKSSMKNHLRTHTG; encoded by the exons AAGCCAGACCTGAAAGACCACCTGCGCAACCACACCgcagagaagccatttcagtgcccttcatgccctcggtGCTTCTCATTAAAGGCCAACCTTAAtgtccacctgcgcacccacacaggtgagaagccatttcaatgcccttcatgccctcaaagTTTCTCGCGTAAGTCCAGCATGAAAGACCACCTACGCACCCACataggcgagaagccatttcaatgcccttcatgccctcaaagcttctcacataaaTCCAGCATGAAAAACCacttgcgcacccacacag TCCAGCATGAAAGACCACCTGCTAAACCACACGACGAGAAACCATTTCAATGCCCTCTATGTCCTCAGAGGTTCTCACGAAAGCCAGACCTGAAAGACCACCTGCGCAACCACACCgcagagaagccatttcagtgcccttcatgccctcagtgcTTCTCATTAAAGGCCAACCTTAAtgtccacctgcgcacccacacaggtgagaagccatttcaatgcccttcatgccctcaaagTTTCTCGCGTAAGTCCAGCATGAAAGACCACCTACGCACCCACataggcgagaagccatttcaatgcccttcatgccctcaaagcttctcacataaaTCCAGCATGAAAAACCacttgcgcacccacacaggttaG